The following nucleotide sequence is from Micromonospora sp. WMMD1120.
ACCACAACCGTCAGATCAACCGGTTCGTCGTACACCGGCCGGACCGGGCCATCGACTTCCGCGACGTGCTCGACCGCGAGAACGTGCAGCGGGCGATCCGCCGGCTGTCCGAGCAGCGCGACGACCGGGGCCTGCGCGACGACCTCGTCGCGGCGCTGCGCGGGGCTACCGGCGGGTGGGTCGCCGAGAAACCGCTGGCGCTGACCGCCCGAGTACGGGAACCGGGCTTCTGGGAAAGCCTGCTCTTCGTCGACGATGTGCGTGGAGTGCAGGTCGGCGATCACGGGACGCAACGCAACACGTTCCGCTACACGGTGATGGACGAGCCGCGGGCCGCCGCGTTGCTGCGCGAGAGCCCCGGCCTGGCCCGCGCGCTGGCGGACTGTCTCTGCCCGCGAGACGGCCGCGGCGACGTGAACGCGGTGACCCGGACGCTCGACACCCATCTGCGCTCGCTGCCCGTCGAGGTCGACCGCCACCGGGGCGTGGCTGTCGGCACCCCGGGGCGGGGCGAGCATCTGCGGATCATCCGCACGGACGGGGTGACGGTCGGGGTTGGCAACGCGATTCGCAACGACGAGCAGTTCGAGTTCGCACGGCTCGCGCGGACACGCGCCGAACTCCTCGAGCAGATGCGTCTGACGCGGCCGGAGCGGGAGACAGACCATCCCGGCCGCGGATTCGACTTCTAGCGGTGAACCGTCGACCGACTGACGAGCAGGTCCCGGGTCAGCGGGCTGCGGGCGGGGTGGGCCGGTTCGAGGCTATCTGCCAGCAGGCGTCGCGCGCGTCGGTCAGCTGTTCCGGGGTGATGCCCTCAAGGGTTCTGGCGAGTTGACCGGCTCGTTGGCGCATCGCTGTGGTGACCTGGTGGGTGCCGGCCCAGGTGAGGCGCGGGTCGGCCATGGCGGTGCGTAGGCTCTGTAGCAGCGGGTCCAGCATGATCGCGGCGGTCTGTAGCGCGTGGAGCGTTTCGGTTTCGAGGATCTGCTCGGGTTGCAGCGTCGGTGCGGCCGCGTGTCGCACGTCGACAGCGTAGAGATGGCCGGCGTCGTCGTGGGCCAGGGAAAGGCGTGGCAGGCGCGCCATCCGGTGGTATGTCCAGTTGGAGATCGTCGTCAGGCAGGCGTGGCGGACCACCGCCATCTGATCGGGGCTCAGCCCACGCAGCAGCGGTGCGAGCTGGCGATGCTGCCAGCGCAGAAAGTTCCGTTCATGGTGGCACCGCGGCGGCAGGGCAGCGGCCGCCGCGTTCACGGCGAGCGACGCCGCACTGATCGCGAGCAGCGTTTCGCAGCCAACGGTGTGGTCGAGCCCGGCGAAGCCCGGTGCCCGCTCGCGTACCCCGGCCGGGTCCAGGTCGGCGGCAGACGTCGGTGCCGGGGTCTCCTTGGGAAGCGGGGGCGGCGTGTCGGTAGCGGTTCGCCAGACGACGCTGACGTACCAGTTCGATGGGGCCTGACCCGGTCTACGCATCTCGTGGTAAAGCGAGACGCTGCCACTGTCCCTCCCCCGTCCCAGCGAGTACCTGACCATGCAGGTCGCGTCGACGTATTCAGCCACCTCGGCCGCGGCGACGCTGCCGAGCGCACACCCAAAGGTCCGCAGTTGCTGTGGGTACTCGACGAACGGCCGGCCTGGACGCCGCCACGCGGCGTGTTCCCAGGTGCCGTCGCGGGCCCGCTGAGCGAGGACGAGCGTGGCTTCCCGCGGTGCGGGGAAGCCGGCGGGGAAACGTGGAGGCAGCCCCGCGTCCAGTTCGGTCAGGCCCGTCGCGGCGCCGTAGAAGATGTCGGCCTGGGCGTCATAGTCGTAGGGCGGCTGTGGTGGCCTCCTCGGCTCGAGTCGGCCGTCGATGTCGGCCGCGTCGAGCTCACCGAGGACGATCCGGACGACGTGCTCGGCGTACTGACCTTCGTCCTTGAGATCCAGCCGAAAGACCGGAACATCGTCCTCCACGAGCACCGAGCACCAACTCGGCAGCGGGTCCTCCGGGACGTCCGGATGCGGTATCCGGCCAACCCTCCGAACCGCGCGCCGCAGCGCCGCGACGCCAGCGGTCTGGTCTGTGGTGTCGTATAAGGCGAGGGCCACCTGGGAGCAGTGGTCAGCAACGTAGGCGACCAGGTCCGCCTCGTCATAACGCAGCATCGAGCGATGTTCTCACGCCCACCGCGGTGCGGTGTCGCCGTCGAAAACATCTCGACTGGACCGGCGGGATCGACCACGATGCCAGCGTGGATCGCGAGCGCCTGGTGAGGTTGAGCAAACGGATGTCGAAGGCCCTCCGGCACGATCCCGACCGGGCCGGCCTGGTGCTCGACCCGGCCGGTTGGACTCCGGTCGACGCCCTGCTCGCCGCCCTCCGCATCGAGCGGGCCGAGCTGGACGCGGTCGTCGCCGGCAACGACAAGCAGCGGTTCGCTGTCGAGCGTGGCGCCGACGGGGTGCTGCGGATCCGGGCCAACCAGGGCCACTCCGTCCCGGTGGACCTCGGGCTGCCCCCGGCGACCCCGCCGGACCGGCTCTATCACGGCACCGGTGCCGGCGCGCTGGAGTCGATCCGGGCCACCGGCCTGCACCGCGGCGGCCGGCACCACGTCCATCTCTCCGCCGACTCCGAAACCGCCCATTGGGTCGGCGCTCGACGGGCCGGTCGGGTGGTGATCCTCACCGTCGACGCGGCGACGATGGCCGCCGACGGGCACGTGTTCCACCGCAGCGCCAACGGCGTCTGGCTCACCGACGCGGTCCCGGCCCGCTACCTGCTCGACTGAGCTGGCCGCTGTTCCTGGCGGTCGCACGCGGCACCGGACCAGCCTCTACGGCAAAATGATCGCATGCCAGGCCTTCGCATCGCGCTCGCCAATGTCGAGATCCCGACGAGCCCGGAGGACTCGGTGACGCGGGCCGAGCACGCGGTGCGGGCCGCCGCCGAGGCGGGCGCTCGCATCGTGTGCTTCCCGGAGGCGTACGTGCCGGGGTACCCCTGGCCGCCGCGCACGCGTAAGCCGGTGACCGCCGAGTTCCTGGCGGCCGCGCACGAGCGCATCGCCAGGGTCGCGGGCGAGAGCCGGATCCACGTGGTGCTCGGCACCGAGCGGTACGTGTCGGACAAGCCGCGGCTGACCGCGCTCGTGCTGGGACCGGATGGCGACGTGGTGGGGCACCAGGACAAGGTGCAGCTTGATCCGGACGAGGACGCCACCTACGAGCCGGGCGCCGGGCGGCGGGTGTTCGACGTCGACGGCGTCCGCTTCGGCATCACGATCTGCCACGAAGGCTTCCGCTACCCGGAGACCGTGCGCTGGGCGGTACGCAACGGAGCGCAGCTGGTGTTCCACCCGCACTACAACGAAGCCGAGCCCGGATCGTTCCAGCCCACCGAGTTCGCCGACCCGAGGAACTCCTTCCACGAGAAGGCGTTCCTCTGTCGCGCCGCGGAGAACGCCTGTTACGTCGCCGCCGTCAACTGCGCGAGCCCCGGCTCGCCCACCACCTCCGCCGTCGTAGGACCGGACGGCACGCTGCTCGACTTCCAGCCGTACGGCACGCCCGGCCTGTTGGTCTGCGACATCGATCCGACCGCGGCCAGCCCACTGCTCGCCCAGCGGCTGCGAACCACTCCTTGACCCGCCACAGCGGGTCGATGGTCCGAAGGAACGAGCGGTGTACGCCGGTACAGTTCACGGCACGCGGGGCAGCTCGGGCGTGCTAGCCAGTGGTCGCCTCGCGCTGGATCTGCTCGAACTGCGCGGCCATCGCGGCGGCCAGGGTCTGCGCGGCGGACAGCGGTCGAACCATGACCGTCAACTCATCGATCAGACCGCTCTCATCCAGATGCAGGAAGTCACAGCCCTCGACGGCGACGTCACCCATCCGCGCCTCGAACACCAACGCGTGATCGCGACCGCCCTCGCCGCTCAACTCGCGGACGTACCGGAAGTCCTCGAAGACCCGCAGCACACCCCGCACGATCGCAACGGTGATCGCCTTGCCCGGATAGGGCTTGAACGCCACTGGACTGCGGAACACCACGTTGTCGGCCAGGGACGCCTCGATGGCGTCGAGGTCGCCCGCTTCAACCGCCGCACGAAAGTCGGTCACCACCTGAGCGTACGGGCTCTGCCACCGTCGTTCTGCCCGCGAAGGCCATCCGGCGCACGGTGACGGTCATGCCCTGAACGTGCGGCGGTAGGTGTCCGGCGGCACGCCGACCGAGCGTTGGAAGTGGCGACGCAGCGTCGTCGCGGTGCCCATGCCGGCGGCCGCCGCGATCGCGTCCACGCCGTCGTCGGTGTTCTCGAGCAGCTCCTGCGCGCGCCGGATCCGCTGGGTCAGCAGCCACCGCAGCGGGGTGGTGCCGGTGACCGCGTGGAACTGCCGGGTCAGGTGACGGGTGCTCAGGTTCGCCTGCCGGGCCAGGTCCGCCACGGTGAGCGGCTGGTCCAGCCGCCGCATCGCCCACGGCATCAGATCGGCCAGTGGATGGTCGTCCCGGACCGGCACCGGCGTGGTGACGAACTGGGCCTGGCCACCCGCCCGGTGCGGCGGCACCACCAGGCGACGGGCGACGATGTTGGCGACCGCCGACCCATGGTCACGCCGGACCAGGTGCAGGCAGAGGTCCATCGCCGCGGCCTTGCCCGCCGACGTCAGCACCTCGCCGTTGTCGACGTAGAGCACGTCCGGGTCGACCGTCACCCGGGGATGACGCGCGGCCAGTTGCTCGGTGTGCGCCCAGTGCGTGGTCGCCCGCAGGCCGTCCAGCAACCCGGCGGCGGCGAGCACGAAGACCCCGGTGCACAGGGAGACCATCCGGGCGCCCGCCCGGTGGGCCTCGCGTACCGCGGCGACGAGGTCGGCCGGCGGGTCTGCGTCGACGTCGGCGACCGCGGGGACGATCACCGTGCCGGCACGGGCCAGGTCGGCCAGGTCGCCGTCCGGCTCCAGCAGGAAGCGGCCGACGCGCGCCGGCCTCGTGCCGCAGACGCTCACGTCGTACCAGGGGCCGGGGACAGCGTCGGGCGGTGAGCCGAAGACCTCGTAGGCCAGGGCCAGTTCGAAGTGGAGCATCCCGTCGGTGGCGGCGATGGCGACGGAGCGCGGGACGACATCCATGTCGGGAATTGTATGGGGCACGTCGTTCCGGACACTGGTGGCGACCATCCGGCCCGACCAGGATCTCTGGCAGTGGATCACCTCGAGGCATGGAGAGCTGGACATGGCGACGGTCGGGAACATCGCGGTCTACGGCGCGTACGGGCACACCGGGCGGTTCGTGGTGGCCGAGCTGCGCAGGCGCGGGTTGGTCCCGCTGCTGCTCGGCCGGGACCGGGACCGGCTGCTGGCGCTGGCCCAGGACCATCCGGGTGCCGAGGCACGACCGGCGTCGGTCGACGATCCGGCCTCGCTCGACCGGGCCCTCGACGGCGCGGAAGCTGTGATCAACGCCGCCGGGCCGTTCGCCTCGACCGCCGGCCCGGTGGTCGAAGCAGCCCTGCGCGCCAGCATTCCCTACGTCGATGTGGCGGCGGAGATCGAGGCCAACCTCGACACCTTCGCCCATCACGCCGAGCGCGCCCGCGCCGCCGGCCTCTTGGTGGTCCCCGCGATGGCCTTCTTCGGCGGCCTCGGTGACCTGCTGGCCACTGCCGCGATGGGCGACTGGACGGCCGCGGACGAGGTGCATGTCGCGTACGGCCTGACCAGCTGGCACCCCACCGGCGGCACGCTGGCCTCGGGGGCGGTCTCGACCCAGCGGCGCGGTGGCCGCCGCCTCCGCTTCACCGGCGGACGGTTGCGTCACCACGACGACGCGCTGCCCACCCTGGAGTGGCCCTTTCCGGCCCCGCTCGGCCCGCGACCCGTGCTCGGCGAGTTCACCATGGCCGACGTCGTCACCATCCCCAGCCACCTGGCCGTCTCCGAGGTCCGCACCTACATGACCACCCGGGCGGCCGCGGACCTGGGATCTTCCGAACCCACCGCGCCGACCGCCGTCGACGAGTGGGGCCGCTCCGCGCAGACGTTCGTCGTCGACGTCCTCGTCCGGTCCGGCGGCACGGAACGCCGACTCGCCGCCACCGGTCAGGACATCTACGCCGTCAGCGCGCCCCTCGCGGTGGAGGCCGTCGACCGCATCCGCACCGGGCGTGCCCGGACGACAGGTGTCGTCTCCGCGGGCGCGGCCTTCGACGCCGTGGACTTCCTCGGCGCTCTCTCCACGCACCTCACGGTGCACCGTCCGGCGGACGTCTGAAGCCGGTCGCCCATCGACGGGGTAGCGCTCAGACGGGTTGACGTACATCGATTGATTGCGGTTACGATCCTCACGACCATCGTTACTCGCCCCACCTCCACGATCCAGAGTGGGATCGACCAGGTGTGGACCCCGCACCGGTGACGGCCAGCGGCACTCGCAGTTCCGGGACGCCTCGAGCCACCGATCGACCTGCCCACTTCGGCACTTCGGCGATGGAGGAGCAATTCATGCAGCGTTCGGTCGACTGGGAACCCGGCTGCGTCGTCGCTGTCGACCAGACGACACTCCCCCACGAGATGACCGTCCTGCACATGACCAGCATCGACCAGATCATCACGGCGATTCAGCGCCTGGCGATCCGGGGCGCTCCGGCCCTCGGACTGGCAGGTGGACTCGGCGTCGCCCTGTCGGCGCACCTGCGATCCGTCGACGACAATGTCGATCATGCTGCGGTACGGGCGGACGCCGAACTACTCGCGGCCGCCCGACCCACCGCCGTGAACCTGCGGTGGGGTGTTGACCGGGCGCTCGGCCGGCTCGCGGACGGCCCGGATGCCGTCCTGCAAGAGGCCCTCGACATGATCAGCGAGGACGAGCGGACGAACCGCGCCGCAGCGACACGTGCCGCGGCCCTCATCCGTGAGGTGTCCCCGCGGCGGCCACTGCACGTCCTCACCCACTGCAATACCGGCCGATTGGCGACCGGCGGCTGGGGAACGGCCCTGGGCGCGATCCGCGAGCTGGCGGCCGGCCGTGACCTCGGCTCGGTGCTCGCGACCGAGACCCGGCCACTGCTGCAGGGTGCCCGACTCACCGTGTGGGAGCTCGCCGAGGCGGGCATCCCGCACCGGCTGTGTATCGACTCGGCCGCCGCGGCGGCCATGGCCCGTGGCCTGGTCGACTGCGTCATCGTCGGCGCGGACCGCATCGCCGCGAACGGCGACACCGCCAACAAGATCGGCACCTATGCGTTGGCCGTGGCCGCGGCGCGCCACGACATCCCGTTCGTCGTCGTCGCACCGGAGTCGTCGGTCGACGTCACCACGCCACACGGCGATGACATCCTCATCGAGGACCGGCCCGCCGACGAGGTACTGGAGATCTCGGGCGCACAGATCGCGCAGCCCGGGACAGCGGTCTACAACCCCGCGTTTGACGTCACACCGATCGACCTGATCACAGCCATTGTCACCGAGGACCGGATCATCCGGCCCACCCGGACCGGCGACACCCCGCCGATCCGCCACGCAGCCGCCCACCTGGCGCGGGAGGCCCGGGAGCTGTACCTGCGGGGGTGGCTCGAGGGTACGTCCGGCAACCTCTCCACGCGGCTCGACGACGCCACGATCCTCGTCACCACGAGTGGACGCAGCAAGGGACGGCTGACGGAGAGCGACACCGTACCCGTCAGCGTGCGGACCGGGACGCCCGTGCGGGCCGACGGGCCGAAGCCGTCCGCCGAGACCAGCATCCACGCCGCCATCTACGCCGCCGATCCGCGCTGCGGCGCGGTCATCCACGTGCATTCCCCGCACGCCACCGCCGTCGCCGTGTTGGCGGCCCGCGCCAACCGGACGTCGGTACGGTTCGTCGATCTCGAACTGATCAAGGGAGGTCCTGACCTCCGCGTGGTGGAACGACGCGGATGCTGTGGCGGGCGACGTGCGCGGTGCGGGTTCCGCGAGTGTCGTCATGCGCCTGTTGACGCAGGACGCCCCGTTGGGCCTCACGACACGCTATGCCTCGCGAGACGTATTCGTCGACACGCTCGGCCAGATACCACGAGGCGCCCTGATCGAAGTGGATCTGGCCAGTGCGAGCCTGCAGTCGGGCACCGCTGAGACGGACGATCGCCGCATGGCCCAGAGCTACGTCTTCGGGGCGGGAGCGCACCGCTGCCCCGGGGACCGCTTGGCGATGCTGGAGGCGCAGGCCTACCTGGACGGGCTCCTCACCCTGGACGCTTCCGAGTACGCCCCCGTTGCCGCGGCCGAACCGCGGCCGTCGACGTTCCGGCACCTGCCCTGGCAGGCACTGGAACGGACGACGAAGTCGGGCGCGGGCACTCCCGGTGGGAGAAGCATCGCGGATGCATAGAATTGTGGTCGGTACTGCCGGACCAGCACATTTTCCGAACTTCCAGTATCTGGTTGGGGACCCTGCGACAGGCCATGCGGTGGTCGTGGATCCGGCATGGGACAGCAAGAGCATCGCCCGAAGAGTTCACCGTGAGGGTTGGAGTCTCCAGGCGGTGCTGCTGACGCACTCGCATTCTGATCACGTCAACGGAGTCGCCGAGCTGGTGGGCCTCCTGCCGGCTCCGGTCTACCTGTCCGGTAACGAAGCCGCCTTCTACGGCTGCGACCAACCGGGGATGGTGCACGTCCGCGACAGCGAGAGCCTGGCGGCTGGCTCCATCGAGGTGAGTGTGCTGGAGACACCCGGCCATACGGTGGGCTCGTCCTGCTTCCGCATAGGCGACGCTCTCTTCGCTGGCGACACGCTGTTTCCCGAAGGCATAGGTTTCACGCACTTCGATGGAGGCTCCGCCACAGACCTCTACGACAGTGTGCGGCGGTTGGAACCAGGAGGTCTCCGAGGACGTCCGGGTCTATTCCGGACACCGGTACCGACGCGGCCCCGGGCTGACCTTCGCAGAGCTTCGGCGGCTCAACGTCTATTTCCACCTGTCCAGCCGGAGGGAGTTCGTCGAGTTCGCCAACAGGCGGACAGTGGCGACGTCGCACGATCGGCTTCTGGGCAGAACGTCAACGACACGCCCCGAGATTCTTGGGTTGACGTGGAGTGATGGCGTCTCGCTCGGTGCGTGACCACACGGGTTCGCATCAGACGTCACTCGCGGTGCAGGACCAGGCCGTACCCACCCTCGCGGGGATCTTGCTCTGGACCAAACCGTGATGCGACAGCTGGTTCCTAGGCATCGTTCCTGCCCCAGTCGCCGAGTGCGACGATCGCCTCGCGCAGGGCGAGCCCGCGATCGGTGAGCGCATAGGCCCGCGTGTTGTGTCGAAGGGGCAGGCGGAACAGCACGCCAGCCGCTTCCAGCTCGCGCAGGCGTGTCGCGAGCATGTTCGTCGGAGCACCGAGGTCGCGCTGCAGATCGCCGTAGCGTTGTGGCCCGTCGAGCAGCCGTTCCACGATGAGAAGGGCCCACCGTGCTCCGACGATGTCGAGGGCCGCGGCGAGGTCGCTCACGCGGTCGGATCGGCGTCCGCCTTCATCCAGAACGGTGAGTAGTGGTAGCCGTCGGGGTCGTCGAATTGGCGCTGGTACATGAAGGGGTAGTCGTCGGTGTCACCGATCCGCCCGCCGGCCGCGCCGGCGCGGTCAACCAGCTCGTCGACCGCCTCGCGGCTGCCCAGGTTGAACGAGACCGTGACCTTCGAGGGCGTGTCAGGTCCACCGACCAGCTCTTCGACTCCGCCGACGCTCGCGTACATCTCGCGGCTGCCGAGCATGACGTACTGCTCGGGCGCGATCGCGAAGCACGACACATTGTGGTCGGACATCTCGGTGTTCAGGGTCCAGCCGAGGGCCGTGTAGAAGGCGGTTGCGCGCTCGACGCTCTCGACCGGGCAGGTGATGAAGAGGCTCATGCGGGCCATGCTTGCAAAATGCAAGTGGTCTGTCAAGGGGCATCCGTCCCGCACAAGGGCCGGGTAGTGCCTGCGTCCCACACCACGGTGTCGCCGTGGGCGCCCGGGTCGTCGACGAGGCGCCGCGATGGCGTTCATGACCGCTTCGAACTGGGGCGCGTCGCCGGCTTGGCCGTCAGCGCGGCCGTGGACGCGGTGGCCGCCGCCGTCAGGGATGTTGCCGGGTTTCTTGATGTCGACGTGGACCCGGTCGCCGGGGGCGCCGTGACCCGGCGACCAACGGCTCCTTACCGTCGTTCAGGGCACGCCGCTGCTGCGCCGATCGCCGGCCCGGCCGTGGCGCGTTTCCGTCAGTCGCAGGGCGGCCGGTACGGCAGGCTCGGCACGTAGCGGGCCCATTGCTCGGGGCTGATCGGGTCGCCGACGCTGGCGCAGATCCGCCCAACCGCCCGCGCCGGATCCACGTCCCAGAAGTCGACGCGGCCATCGCCGCTGTTGACGGTGAGTTGCCGGCCGTCCGGGGTGAAAACGAGCTCAACGTCGCCCAGGCTGGTCTCTTCAAACGCGAAAGCACCGCGCAGGACCGGCCGGCCCGGGTCGGCGACGTTCCACAGCTCCACGCGGCTCACCCCGGCGACCTCCGTCTCGAACGCGATCGTCAGACCATTCGGACTGAACTCCAGACCATGCGGCGCGCCGCCCGTGCGAACCACCGACGGCGGGTCGACGAGCCGGTCGGCATCGACCCGCCAGGTCCACAGCGTTCCGGTGGTGTCGCCGGCCATCAGCAGCCGACCGTCGGGGCTGAAGGCACCGTTGGCGAGGATGGACCGGGCGGTCAACTGCCGCACGGGGCCGACCATCGGCCGACGTGGGTCGGAGAGATCCCATGTTAGGAGAGCGTTGTTGCCGAAACCCGCGAGCAGTCTGCCGTTTGGGGAAAAGCTGGTGTCCCAGACCTGGCCGGGCAGCGACGCGATTCGTTGCGGGCGGACGGGATCGGTGATGTCGAACAGCTTCACGGAGGGCGGCCTGGTGATGCTGGAACTGAACTCCGCGTTGTCTACCACGGCGAGCAGCCGTCCGTCAGGGCTGAACCTCATCTCGATCGCGCCGTTGTCGAGGTCGGTGATGGTGGCGACCGGATCGGCCAGCAGGCTTTCGGTGCGCCGCAGTTGCACGGCGACGAGCTTCCCCACTGGCTCGACAGTCGCCATAAGGGTGCCGTCCGGTCTGAGCGCCAGGCCGCCGCCCTGCGCCGGGCCGACGCCGGGGATCTGCCCGAGCAGTGTGACGGGCGAGTCCTCGCCGATCCGCCACACCTGGGTCCCGGGGGCACCGGCGAGCGCGATGAGGCTGGGATCCGAGCGGCTGAAAGCCGTAGACGTGCGGAAGCCGCCCGGCGTCTCCGCCAGACTCATCCGTGTCCCCGGCCGCCACGGGTTCGCGGCGTCCCAGACCTGTACGCCGTTGCCCGTGGCCTGGAGCAGTTGCCAGCCGGCCGGAGAACGGCGCAAAGCCGGGGCGGCGCCGACCGACGCCTTGACCCGGCCCGCCGCCACATACTGGGCCGGCCGGCCGGAATTCGGGGCAACGAACCGGTAGAGGCGGGTTCCGTTTCGGCTCCCGACAGCCACCACCTGGTCACCCGCGCCGAATGTGAGCCCGACGATCTCCTCGCTCGAGAGTCCGCCTGCTATCGCGAGCCGCCGGGGGCGATCGGGCGGGCGCACGTCCCAGACGGCGGACTTCGCCGGGTCGTCGCCGCTGGGCGCGACCAGGTAACGACCGGCGGCATCGAAGGCGACCCGGCGGGTCCACACCCGTTTGTCAAAATCCTGGTCGCTGGTGTCCGCCGGGTTCCGGCGCACCGGCGCCGCCGGCACCTGCGACAGCAGGGTGAGGCGAGCGGGATCGGCGACGGACCACATTTTCAGCTTGCCGTCGTCGCCCGCGCTGGCCAGTGTCCGGCTGTCCGGGCTGAACGCCAGCGAGTCGGCCCATCTCGGGTGGGCGACCAGGTCGGGTAGCCGGGTCGGCGCCCCGGCTGAGGCGAGCCGCCACAGCGCGATCCGCCCGGAACCGAGCGCAGCGGCGAGCAGCCGGCCGTCCCGGCTGACCGCCAAGGCGTTGACGGTGGACTCCGGCACCGGTTGAACCGCGACTCTGGTGACGGTGGCCGGATCGGTCAGCCGCCAGATCGCGACGACCTCGCCCTTGGCCGGCTCGTCGTACAGCGACGCGGCGAGCAGCCCGCCGTCCGCTGCCAGTGCGATTGCGCCGACCTGTTTGTCGTTCAGGTCGGTGACCTCGCTCCGGCGGCCGTCGGTCAGCCCACGGAGCAGCAGTTGCCGGCCCGTGGACAGGGCCAGCACGGATCCGTCGCCGCCGAGCGCGAGGTCGTGCGCGGGCTGCTCGGCGTTGAACACGCCGGGCGTCTCCTGGGCCGCGTAGACCGCTCCCGCGCCAATCGAGCTGTCGACGCCGTAGGCGATCAACGCAAGCTGCTTGGACAGCCCTGGCTGGCTCTCCCGCTGGCTCTCTGCCTCGGACACGAGGAGTCTCGTCAGGGCGATGTCGCGCTGGTCAGCCGCCCGCCGCTGGAAGGCCAGCGCGCCGACGCCACCGGTCACCGCCAGCAGTAGCAGCACCACCAGGCCGGCTACCACTGCCCGCCGCGCACGGGCGGCACGCTCCTCGTACCGGCGGGACGCGGCGAGGAACTCCGCCAGCGCCGGGGGAAGCTCCACCGCCTGCGGGGTCGCCGCCGCCCGCTCGCGCACCGCCCCGAGTCTGGTGCCACGGTAGAGCAGCGACGGGTCCCGGCCCGAGCGCCGCCAGCCTTCCGCGTCGGCGGTCAACTGCTGACGGGTACGTAGCCAGTCCCGGTCGGCGTCGATCCATCCCCATAGCAAAGGCCAGCCGTGCAGCAGCGCCTCATGGCTGATCCGTACGGTGTCCCGGTCGAGGGTGACCAACCGGGCCTCGGCGAACCGGGCGAGCGCCAGGTCCGCGGCGAGGCCCCCGGGCACCCCGTGCAGCAGCGCGCCCCGGTCGACGGGGCGGGCCGTATCCATCGCCTCGTCGTCGATGTGGACCAGCCGGGGCAGCATCCAACGGGTCGCCTCGCGTCCGGCGTCGTCGAGTGCCGTGTACGTCTGATCGGCCGTGACGGCGAGGGCTTGGGCAACGCCGCCCGTGGCCCGGTAACCGGCGACGGTCAGCCGGGTGCCCTGCCGCCGCTGCCAGGTCGCCCAGAGGGTGTGGGCGAGCAGCGGGAGCATGCCGGCGTGCGGCTGGCGAAACGAGCTCGCGCCCAGCTCGTGCAGGACCAGGTCCGCCAAGCCGTCGTCCAGGACCCACCCCGTCGCGGCGGCCGGCTGCTCGATGGCGGCGCGCAGATCGGCGAA
It contains:
- a CDS encoding AAA family ATPase, producing MTDLAGAGVRILLIGTAGHEGPTLTPVPAAARSVMALRQRLLDRCGVRPDRLRLLVDPPDAATMAAAIAEAARAADSVLLVYYVGHGLLGPGGELYLAATGTDRLVPGLAAHQALSVAAIREAVTSCPAAAVVVVLDCCFAGRALAGSGVRRSPELAFTLPATHGIYWLGSAHGYASAPADEEYTAFTGSLIDLLDRGDPRAPRQLTLDAVYDHLFRTMRARSHPLPQRQAGDRSGELVFAPNLVQPAPPEPDDPALREPEPGRCPYPGLAAFGIEDADLFRGRERVVDRLVAVASGALAARQPVVVVGPSGAGKTSLLHAGLLARLQWGAPELPGCGGSPWIVLTPQEHPLEALAARLAPAEADAADRIRRDPAVAAALVEALPRPRPEARLVLVVDQLERLFTLGPDEVEQVAFLTALAAIADAPGNAGSALVVLALRADLYGRAAAHPVLAQALSDHQFILGPMEFADLRAAIEQPAAATGWVLDDGLADLVLHELGASSFRQPHAGMLPLLAHTLWATWQRRQGTRLTVAGYRATGGVAQALAVTADQTYTALDDAGREATRWMLPRLVHIDDEAMDTARPVDRGALLHGVPGGLAADLALARFAEARLVTLDRDTVRISHEALLHGWPLLWGWIDADRDWLRTRQQLTADAEGWRRSGRDPSLLYRGTRLGAVRERAAATPQAVELPPALAEFLAASRRYEERAARARRAVVAGLVVLLLLAVTGGVGALAFQRRAADQRDIALTRLLVSEAESQRESQPGLSKQLALIAYGVDSSIGAGAVYAAQETPGVFNAEQPAHDLALGGDGSVLALSTGRQLLLRGLTDGRRSEVTDLNDKQVGAIALAADGGLLAASLYDEPAKGEVVAIWRLTDPATVTRVAVQPVPESTVNALAVSRDGRLLAAALGSGRIALWRLASAGAPTRLPDLVAHPRWADSLAFSPDSRTLASAGDDGKLKMWSVADPARLTLLSQVPAAPVRRNPADTSDQDFDKRVWTRRVAFDAAGRYLVAPSGDDPAKSAVWDVRPPDRPRRLAIAGGLSSEEIVGLTFGAGDQVVAVGSRNGTRLYRFVAPNSGRPAQYVAAGRVKASVGAAPALRRSPAGWQLLQATGNGVQVWDAANPWRPGTRMSLAETPGGFRTSTAFSRSDPSLIALAGAPGTQVWRIGEDSPVTLLGQIPGVGPAQGGGLALRPDGTLMATVEPVGKLVAVQLRRTESLLADPVATITDLDNGAIEMRFSPDGRLLAVVDNAEFSSSITRPPSVKLFDITDPVRPQRIASLPGQVWDTSFSPNGRLLAGFGNNALLTWDLSDPRRPMVGPVRQLTARSILANGAFSPDGRLLMAGDTTGTLWTWRVDADRLVDPPSVVRTGGAPHGLEFSPNGLTIAFETEVAGVSRVELWNVADPGRPVLRGAFAFEETSLGDVELVFTPDGRQLTVNSGDGRVDFWDVDPARAVGRICASVGDPISPEQWARYVPSLPYRPPCD